The nucleotide window CGCCAGGTGATCGACACCCAGGTGCAGGAGCAGCTGATCGTTGAGCTCTACTCCAAGTAGGAGCTGACCGGTGGGGGCGGTACGGCGCGCCAAGCGCCGTGCCGCCCGTACCCTTGTCAGTACAGCGGGCGTCAAATAGCGGGCGTCCACGACTGAAGGATCGAACACCATGCTGATTGCTCAGCGTCCCTCGTTGACCGAAGAGGTCGTCGACGAATACCGCTCCCGGTTCGTGATCGAGCCGCTGGAGCCGGGCTTCGGCTACACCCTCGGCAACTCCCTGCGTCGTACCCTCCTCTCCTCGATCCCCGGTGCTGCCGTGACCAGCATCCGGATCGACGGTGTCCTGCACGAGTTCACCACCGTGCCGGGCGTCAAGGAGGACGTCACCGACCTGATCCTCAACATCAAGCAGCTGGTCGTCTCCTCGGAGCACGACGAGCCCGTCGTGATGTACCTGCGCAAGCAGGGCCCGGGTCTGGTCACCGCCGCGGACATCGCCCCGCCGGCCGGTGTCGAGGTGCACAACCCCGACCTGGTCCTCGCCACGCTCAACGGCAAGGGCAAGCTGGAGATGGAGCTGACCGTCGAGCGCGGTCGCGGCTACGTCTCCGCCGTCCAGAACAAGCAGGTGGGCCAGGAGATCGGCCGTATCCCGGTCGACTCCATCTACTCGCCGGTGCTCAAGGTCACCTACAAGGTCGAGGCGACCCGTGTCGAGCAGCGCACCGACTTCGACAAGCTGATCGTCGACGTCGAGACCAAGCAGGCCATGCGTCCGCGTGACGCCATGGCGTCGGCCGGCAAGACCCTGGTCGAGCTGTTCGGTCTGGCGCGCGAGCTCAACATCGACGCCGAGGGCATCGACATGGGCCCGTCCCCGACGGACGCCGCCCTCGCCGCCGACCTGGCGCTGCCGATCGAGGAGCTGGAGCTCACGGTCCGCTCCTACAACTGCCTCAAGCGTGAG belongs to Streptomyces sp. NBC_01454 and includes:
- a CDS encoding DNA-directed RNA polymerase subunit alpha codes for the protein MLIAQRPSLTEEVVDEYRSRFVIEPLEPGFGYTLGNSLRRTLLSSIPGAAVTSIRIDGVLHEFTTVPGVKEDVTDLILNIKQLVVSSEHDEPVVMYLRKQGPGLVTAADIAPPAGVEVHNPDLVLATLNGKGKLEMELTVERGRGYVSAVQNKQVGQEIGRIPVDSIYSPVLKVTYKVEATRVEQRTDFDKLIVDVETKQAMRPRDAMASAGKTLVELFGLARELNIDAEGIDMGPSPTDAALAADLALPIEELELTVRSYNCLKREGIHSVGELVARSEADLLDIRNFGAKSIDEVKAKLAGMGLALKDSPPGFDPTAAADAFGADDDADAGFVETEQY